The following proteins are encoded in a genomic region of Doryrhamphus excisus isolate RoL2022-K1 chromosome 6, RoL_Dexc_1.0, whole genome shotgun sequence:
- the nox5 gene encoding NADPH oxidase 5 isoform X4, producing the protein MSSDEDARWLEWVTKQFESIAGDDKEIDLDEFKTALKVKESFFAERFFALFDSDGSSSISLDELLEALDLLIHGSETDKLKFLFQVYDVDGSGSIDPDELRTVLKSCLRESAISLPEEKLDDLTLALFESADKDNSGAITFEELKAELENFPEVMENLTISAANWLKPPEVDQKKRQTPRYLTRAYWHNNSRKLLFLCGYACLSLVLFIGAVLQHRHGSACYMLAKGCGQCLNFNCTFVMVLMLRRCLTWLRATWVVRVFPLDQNILLHQIVGYAILGYTLVHTTAHVLNFGKYRLTTLHKNKRRNRNCVCLRASAQLSNHSGFSLWEYLLTTRPGIGWVKGTASLTGVVLQVVICLMVLCSSTFVRRSGHFEVFYWSHLSYVWVWSLLMVHCANFWKWFVVPGLLFLLEKIIGIAVSRIGGLYIVEVNLLPSKVTHLVIKRPQFFHFKPGDYVYINIPVIAKYEWHPFTISSAPEQSDSLWLHIRSMGQWTNRLYEYFRQPQSPAPSQRRLAASLRSRQLTKTPDDLFNSPQFNDVVASNDDDTVELTMYRQNGSRTSASPVTLVQDPLSSDELGPAERGEAPPIREVSAKFGENHRFCNIKCYVDGPYGTPTRQIFASEHAVLIGAGIGITPFASILQSIMYRYRRRKQNCPNCNYSWCENIKDSEMKLRKVDFIWINRDQKSFEWFVSLLTKLELDQADEEPEGRFLEMHMYMTSALCKNDMKAIGLQMALDLLAKKEKRDSITGLRTRTQPGRPEWGKVFQKVSEENKGKVHVFYCGSPALAKVIKAQCENFSFNFYKENF; encoded by the exons ATGAGTTCGGACGAGGACGCGCGCTGGTTGGAGTGGGTTACCAAACAGTTTGAGAGCATCGCAGGAGATGACAAAGAGATTGACCTGGACGAGTTTAAGACCGCTCTCAAGGTCAAAGAG TCTTTCTTCGCTGAGCGTTTCTTTGCGCTCTTTGACTCGGACGGGAGCAGCTCCATCAGCCTGGACGAGCTTCTGGAGGCTCTAGACCTGCTCATCCATGGCAGCGAGACTGACAAGCTCAAGTTCCTCTTCCAGGTCTACGACGTGGATG GAAGTGGTTCAATTGATCCCGACGAGTTGCGCACAGTTCTGAAGTCGTGTCTGCGTGAGAGTGCCATCTCGCTCCCGGAGGAGAAACTGGATGACCTGACCCTGGCGCTCTTTGAGTCGGCTGACAAAGACAACAGCGGCGCCATCACCTTTGAGGAGCTCAAGGCCGAGCTGGAGAACTTTCCAGAGGTGATGGAGAACCTAACCATCAG TGCTGCCAACTGGCTCAAGCCTCCAGAAGTTGACCAGAAGAAGCGCCAGACTCCTCGCTACTTGACCCGAGCCTACTGGCACAATAACAGTCGCAAGCTCCTCTTCCTGTGCGGCTACGCCTGCCTCAGCCTCGTGCTCTTCATCGGCGCTGTCCTGCAGCATCGTCACGGCAGCGCCTGCTACATGCTGGCTAAAGGCTGCGGACAGTGTCTCAACTTCAACTGCACCTTTGTCATG GTGCTGATGCTGCGTCGCTGTCTGACATGGTTGCGGGCCACATGGGTGGTGAGGGTCTTTCCTCTGGACCAAAACATCTTGTTACATCAGATTGTGGGCTATGCCATCCTGGGCTACACTCTCGTACACACCACCGCACACGTCCTCAACTTTGGTAAGTACAGGCTAACTACACTACATAAGAACAAACGCAGAAACAGAAACTGCGTGTGTTTGCGTGCTTCAGCCCAGCTGTCGAATCACAGCGGCTTCAGTCTTTGGGAATACTTGCTCACCACACGGCCCGGGATCGGCTGGGTCAAGGGAACGGCTTCGCTGACAGGAGTGGTTCTTCAAGTGGTGATCTGCCTCATGGTGCTGTGCTCCAGCACCTTCGTACGACGCAGTGGCCATTTTGAA GTGTTCTACTGGTCTCATCTGTCCTACGTGTGGGTGTGGTCACTGCTCATGGTCCACTGTGCCAACTTCTGGAAGTGGTTTGTGGTTCCGGGACTGCTCTTCCTGCTGGAGAAGATCATTGGAATTGCTGTGTCCCGCATCGGAGGTCTGTACATAGTTGAGGTCAACCTGCTGCCATCCAAG GTTACTCATCTGGTCATCAAGCGCCCTCAGTTTTTCCACTTCAAGCCAGGAGATTATGTCTACATCAACATTCCGGTCATCGCCAAGTACGAGTGGCACCCGTTCACCATCAGCAGCGCTCCGGAACAATCGG ATAGTCTGTGGCTGCACATCCGCTCGATGGGTCAGTGGACCAACCGCCTGTACGAGTACTTCAGGCAGCCTCAGAGTCCAGCGCCAAGTCAGAGGAGGCTGGCAGCGAGCCTGCGTAGCAGACAGCTGACAAAGACTCCG GATGACTTGTTCAACTCACCGCAATTTAACGACGTCGTGGCGTCCAATGACGACGACACTGTCGAGCTGACCATGTATCGTCAGAACGGTTCCCGGACCAGCGCCTCCCCTGTGACCTTGGTGCAAGATCCTCTTTCTTCAGATGAACTGGGGCCTGCAGAAAGAGGCGAGGCCCCGCCCATTAGAGAG GTTTCTGCAAAGTTTGGCGAGAATCACCGCTTCTGCAACATCAAG TGTTATGTGGATGGACCCTACGGAACCCCGACCAGACAGATCTTTGCATCGGAGCACGCCGTCCTGATTGGGGCAGGCATTGGCATCACACCCTTTGCCTCCATCCTGCAAAGCATCATGTACAG GTACCGCCGCAGGAAGCAGAACTGTCCCAACTGTAACTACTCGTGGTGCGAGAACATCAAGGACAGCGAAATGAAGCTCCGCAAA GTGGACTTCATCTGGATCAACCGTGACCAGAAGTCCTTTGAATGGTTTGTCAGCCTCCTGACCAAACTGGAGCTGGACCAGGCTGATGAGGAACCCGAAG GTCGCTTCCTGGAGATGCACATGTACATGACGTCCGCCTTATGTAAGAACGACATGAAGGCCATCGGCCTGCAAATGGCGCTGGACCTGCTGGCCAAGAAGGAGAAGCGTGACTCCATTACCGGCCTGAGGACCAGAACTCAACCTGGACGTCCTGAGTGGGGGAAG GTATTCCAAAAGGTGTCGGAGGAGAACAAAGGCAAAGTTCATGTGTTCTACTGTGGTTCTCCTGCGCTGGCCAAAGTCATCAAAGCTCAGTGTGAAAACTTTAGCTTCAATTTCTACAAGGAAAATTTCTGA